A window of Burkholderiaceae bacterium DAT-1 genomic DNA:
CCCGAATAGGGATGCTGATTCCGAGCCGGTCTTAACCTGTTGCCAGCATGATCATGTAGTTAAGCGCGCGCGTGACAAGCCCGATCACCCTCAAGACAGGGGACATGATGCAACCCGTGGCGAGGCATCAGGCGTGTCGAGCGAAGCAGATATTTCTGCGGCAAATCATATGATGCCCGCAACGCCAGATCATGGCGACGATGCGACTCCTCGCACCTCTTCCACATCTGAGAAGGTGGCTGATCTACAACCTCGGCTAATCGAACACGCGCAGCCTGTCTATCCCTCGATGCTGCGAGAGCAAGGCATTGAGGGACGTGTCATCTTATTGCTGGAAGTGGATGAGGCAGGGCGGGTAAAGACCGTCAGTATTACTCAGTCGAGTGGCTACCGACTATTTGATCAGGCCGCACTTCAAGCGGCACGGCATTGGCGGTTTCAGCCCGCCAGACGCGATGGTTTACCCATTCAGGCCCGTACAACCGTACCGGTCAGATTCGAACTCGGCGATCCTCAGGCGGGCTAGTTGCCCACCCGAACCTCTCGCTCGCCACTGACGATGCCGGTAATGGTCGATCCGGACTGCGTACGCACGGTGACACTCTGTCCCTTACTGGCATTGCCGAGCGATCTCCCTTCGGACGTAATCTCGAATCCCGCGCTGACATTCAGGATCTTCACGGTTTCATTGGCTTTTACAAGCCAGGGCGCCCGCAAATGATCGGCATTTAACGGCACACCTGCCATTTCTCCCGCTAAGGTGACGCGACCAATAGCATCTTCCGGCTTGCTGACGACCGAGCTTGGCAGGGCCGCAGCATCACCTGATTCCTCGCGAATATCTGTTGCATCAATGGTGTGATTGGGCGGCAATACTTTGGTGGTGACCCAGTAACTCACCGTCAGACGAATCGTGGCGGGCACCATGACAGTCCAGCGCGCGGCATCTTCGCAACGTACGCGAATCCATGTTTGACCCACCAGCCGATTGCCTGGCGGCAGGCTGGCAGTCAGGCGCTTGCATGGCGCCAGTTTATCGAGTGAGGCGGGCGTACCCATCTCAAATGAGGCGCGCTCACCGTGATCTGCAAGCTTTGCACTGAGAAAGTCGTACGCGGATCTGACCACAACATGCATAGCCGCAACATCCTGTTGCGCGATTGCGTGCTCTATGGGCAGCAATGCAACAAGCAATGCGATCTGCCTGAATTTATTCATCAACATGGTGACTTGTGTATCCGCTGACTAATATGAAAACACAACGAGGGAAAGCATCAGTACCACAAATCGTGCCTATCGCACTCCCTCCCTTCATATTGCTTCAAGTTGCGCGGGTAGACAAACATGATCGAGTCTATGTTCGGCATTGTGACAATTGTGGTCCTTTTAGCCGGTATCGTGATTTTGCAGCGGATGGGTAGCCTGACTGCTGCCATGCGCTTGATGGCCGACCAGCAGGCGCAAACTATGGAAAATCAGTACCGCCAGATGCAGAATGAACTGCGAGCGGGTCTGGAGCGTCAGATGGAAAGCATGGGCCGCGGCTTTGGCGAGCAGGGCGACCGCGTGCGCGCAGCGATTGGTGAATCTGGCGATCGTTTAAGGGATAGCGTCGGGAGCTCGTTCGATCGATTGCGTGAGTCGATTGCGGGCGAGCTTGCCAATACACGCAATGGTTTGGAAGCCTTGCGGCATGCGCATCTGGAATCCGCTCAGGCTTTGCAGATTTCGATTTCCGGCGCATTAAGTACCATGCAACTGGCACAAACAACCGCGCTTGCCGATAACCGCGAAGCGGTGGTCAAACAGCTTGGCGAGATTTCTCTGGCCGTTCAGGAAAAACAGGACGAATTGCGCAACGAGATCCTGCAGACTGTTGAGCGACTGCTGCGTGAACAAGGCGAGAATAATACGGCTGAATTGCGTCAGGCACTGAAACGTACCAGCGACCAGTTGACGATCGCAATGGGCAAATTGATCAAAGTGGTTGAAGCCCGGCTCGACCAGATTTATGGCAAGGTCAATGAGCGACTTGATGAAGGCTTCCGCAAAACCAATGAAACCTTCGCATCCGTGATGACCCGTCTGGCAACCATTGATGACGCGCAGCGCAAAATCGACAACCTGGCCAGCAATGTAATCAATCTGAACGAACTGCTGGACGACAAACGCACCCGGGGTGCAATCGGGACGGTGCAACTGGAACAACTGGTTTCAAACATGTTGCCGGAAGGCAGTTTCAAGCTGCATACCATGCTGGGTAACGGCGTCCGTGCCGACTGCCTGTTGCGGCTGCCTGAGCCAACGGGTCTGGTTGCAGTGGACGCTGCGTTTCCGCTGGAGGCCTATCAGGAATATCTTGCAGCAGGCCGAACCGAAGCCAAGCGGGAGGCTGCGAAACGCGCATTCCGCGAGGCGGTGCGTAATCATATCGACCGGATTGGTGATCACCTGATCGTCGAAGGCGAGACATCAGATGGCGCGCTGATGTTCCTGCCGTCAGAAGCCATGTTTGCCGATATTCATGCAGGTCATGCCGATCTGGTACGTCATGCCATGGAGCAAAAGGTCTGGATAGTGTCGCCAACCACAATGATGGCCGTGCTCAATACCGCTCGCGCAGTCATCAAGGATGTGGAAACCCGCCATCAGGTCAATATTATCAAGTCAGCCATTGGTAAACTGAGCGAGGATTTCCGTCGTTTCGATCAGCGTATGCGCAATCTGGCCGATCACATCAAACAGGCTCACGAAGACGCGCAGCAAGTGCAAATGAGCAGTGAGCGCATCAGCAAGCACTTCGGCGAGATCGAACATGTGCGCCTAGTACCGGGAAAGGTGCAGATTCCCGAGTTGCAGGCGGGTTAACACACATCAGGCAAATTTGCGGCGGCTGCGCATGATCTTGCCTTCCGCTGCACGTTTCCTGCGAATCTCTTTGGGGTCAGCAGTGAGCGGGCGATAAATTTCGATGCGATCGCGGTGACGCAGCCGTGTATCGAGCTTGCAGGGATGACTGTATATACCGACACGATTCACGCCTAGATCGATTTCCGGGAAGCGTGTCAGGATGCCGCTGAGGCGAATTGCAGCTTCTACTGTTGTACCCGGTTCGACTTCCAGCGTCAGTACACATTGCGCATTAATCGAGGCATAAGCCACTTCGATGCTTAGCTTCTCGCTCATTTCATGATCCTGTCGGCCTGCTTGACGAACGCATCGACAAATGTCGAGGTGATCTTGTTGAACACTGGCCCGACCAGTGTCTCCAGGGTTTTACTGGAAAACTCGTAATCGAGCTCGAATTCGACCTTGCAGGCGTCGGTATCCAGCGGCGTGATGCGCCAGATGCCATTCAGACTTTTGAACGGACCATCTTTAAGATGCATCTGGATTTCGCCGCCGATTTTGCGGTTTTCGGTGCTGAAGCTGGACTTCACCCCTAGATAGTCGATGCCAATGGAGGCATGTGTCCATTCATCATTCCGAAGGTGGACTGTGCCGTAACTGCACCAGGGCAGGAAGTCAGGATAGTGTTCCACCCCGTCGATCAGATCGAACATGGCTTGCGCGGGATGGAGGACGAGAACGGATTTGCGTATTTGCTGCATGTAAGTACCGCTCAGAGAGTAGAATACACCCTTTGTATCCCAGACTCCGGCCTGTAAAAAATGACCGACGATCGTACCCTTGAGTCGCCCGATGTGCAACTCGACTCCATCCGCACCCCGCCTCACTCGATGGAGGCAGAGCAATCCGTTATTGGCGGCTTGCTAATTGATAATGGTGCATGGGACCGCATTGCCGATATCGTCAATGATGCCGATTTCTACCGTGATGATCATCGCGTTATTTTCAGGCATATCTCCAAGCTGGTGGAATCCGGGCGTCCCGCAGATGCGGTGACGGTGGGCGAGTCGCTCGATAATGCAGGGCAACTGGGGTATGTGGGCGGCCTCGCTTATCTGGCGATGCTGGCGCAGAACGTGCCGAGTGCGGCAAATATCCGCCGCTACGGGGAAATCGTCCGCGAACGGTCGGTGATGCGGCAACTGGCCGCGATTGGTAACGAGATTGCCGATCTTGCCTACAACCCGGCTGGCCGTGAGGCAGCGGAATTGCTGGATGCGGCTGAAGCGCGGGTATTTGAGATTGCGGAACAGTCTGCGCGTGGCAAGCAGGGCTTTCTGGATATGCCGGGCTTGCTCAAGCAAGTCGTTGAACGGATCGACGAGTTATATAGTCGTGATAACAATGCGGGTATTACCGGTGTGCCAACTGGTTTTGCCGATCTGGATGCGCGTACGTCCGGTTTGCAACCGGGTGACATGATCGTTGTGGCGGGTCGCCCATCCATGGGTAAAACCGCATTTAGTGTGAACATTGCTGAAAACGTTGCCATTGACGCCGGTTTGCCCGTTGCCATCTTCTCTATGGAAATGGGTGGCGCGCAGCTGGTGATGCGGATGGTGGGCTCTGTCGGACGTCTGGATCAGCATAAGATCAAGACAGGCAAGCTGGAAGATGATGATTGGCAGAAGCTGACCTATGCCGTGGGCAAACTCAGTGAGGCCAATATCTTCATCGACGAAACGCCCGGCCTGACGGCGCTTGAGCTGCGCGCCCGCGCTCGTCGACTGGCCAAGCAGTTTGGCGGTCAGCTTGGCCTGATTGTCATCGATTACATCCAGCTGATGCAGGGTAGCGGTCGCGATCAGAATCGCGCGACCGAGCTGGGTGAAATCTCGCGCTCATTGAAAAGTCTGGCCAAAGAATTGAAGGTGCCGGTGATTGCGCTGTCTCAGCTGTCGCGGACAGTGGAGCAGCGCCCCAACAAGCGCCCGATGATGTCTGACTTGCGGGAATCCGGTGCGATCGAACAGGATGCTGACTTGATCATGTTTCTGTATCGCGATGAGTACTACAACCCGGACTCACCCGACAAGGGCCTGGCGGAAGTCATCGTGGGTAAGCACCGTAACGGTCCGACCGGCGTGGTGAAGCTGACCTTTATCGGCCATTTCTCGCGCTTCGAGAACGCTGCCGTAGGTGGCTGGGCGGATTTGGAGTAATTACTCCCGAACAATCTGGCGGCCGAGTTTCATGGACAGGCCGCCAGCGCCGCCACCATTTGTTACATGGGTATATCCCATCTGCACCAGCAGATTCCTGGCACTACCCGATCGCATGCCGGATGCACAGCACAGAATCAGCGCCTGATCCTTGTCTGGACATGCCTGCGCAATACGATGCTGCAGCACATCCAGCGGTATATTTGTTGAGCCTTCAATGTGGCCACCAGCGTACTCGGCAGGCGAACGCACATCGATGATAACGGCGCCCTCTGCCAATTCAGGCGTATCAGGTGCAGATTCCTGACCAAATAACCTACCTAACCAGTTCATCTTGCTTGCTCCCGAGTCTTCATTGACGATACTTGAATCTATTATTTGCATATGTATGCAAATTGTCAATGGTGGCTTGCATGGGCGATGCGTACTCGGGCATAGTGGGGCGCATTGCTGATAGCCGGGAGATAAAAATGACAAGGGGTATACATGTGCTGGCACGCTGTCTGGCCATGGCCGGGCTGATGTTGGGACTAAGCGCACCAGTCAGCGCAAGCACCGCCGAAGATCAGGTACGCACGATGCTTGCCACTCAGCAGCTTGCCTGGAATCGTGGTGATATCGACGGTTTTATGCAGTTTTACATGCGCAATGAGTCATTGCGCTTCGCAAGCGGCGATCGTGTGCGGCTGGGATGGCAAGCGACGCTGGACGGCTATAAGCGAGGATATGCTGACGCTGCAAAAATGGGTCAGCTGGACTACAGCCTGATCGAGGTGAAGGAATTTTCAGCGGACATGGTGTATGTGTTTGGTCGCTGGCATCTTGCCCGTGCTAACGAGTCGGAGAGCGATGCGCCACGTGGCCTGTTTACGCTGATTGTCGAGCGGAAGGATGGGGAATGGGTGATTACCCGTGATCATACGTCCGCAGCAGACAAGTAAGGCATGAGATTCACGTAGTACAGACATGAAAAAACCCGGCCAGAGCCGGGTTTTTCTCATCAACGCAATTAAGCAGGCTTGATGTTCGATGCTTGCTTGCCCTTCGGGCCGGTGGTCACGTCGAAGGTAACCTTTTGGTTTTCAGCCAGCGACTTGAAGCCGTTGGATTGAATTTGGGAGAAGTGTGCGAACAGATCGTCACCACCATCATCCGGCTTAATAAAACCAAAACCCTTAGCGTCGTTGAACCATTTTACGGTACCGGTAGCCATGTTACTGCTCCAAATAAATTGATTTGTAAAGTGCTGACGATCAACCAAAGGAGAGGCGAATCGGAAAAACCGCAAAGGGCACGAAAACAACCGTACTGCCTTGATGAGTCGGCAATCGCGTTTATACACCACTTACACAGGGGGAGCAAGGAATGAATTGAAATAACGGGTATAATCGCCACATTACAGGGTGTGTGTTACATCTAAAATCAAGCAGTTGCGAGTTTCCTAATCGGCATTCGTCTTCTGAAAGTCTTTATCTATCAAGGTCTTGGGTCTCAATGTCCATTATTGATAACAAAAAAGCATTCCACGACTACTTTATTGAAGAGCGCTTCGAGGCCGGACTGGTGCTTGAAGGCTGGGAAGTGAAGTCCATCCGGGCGGGTCGTGTGAATATCAAGGAAAGCTATGTTCTGTGGCAGAAGGGTGCCTTCTGGCTGATTGGTTGCCATATTACGCCGCTGAACTCCGCTTCGACCCACGTATTGCCGGATCCGACCCGCTTCCGCAAGCTGCTGCTGAATCAATCCGAAATCAATAAGCTGATTGGCAAGGTCGAACGGTCAGGTTACACCCTGATGGCTTTGAACCTGCACTACAAGGCGGGGCGCATCAAGGTGGATATCGGCCTTGCACGCGGCAAGAAGCAGCACGACAAGCGTGATACCGAACGTGCACGTGATGCTGATCGTGAAATTGCCCGCGCAATGCGAACCAAGCAAAAGGGCGACTAGTGTGGAAGGCGGGTGAAACGTGAAATGTGGCGCGCATCTTTCACCGATCACATTTCACGAATCACATTGCCTGTTTCACACTCAAAGTATTTCCGCTGCATGATCGGCGAGGCGTGAGCGTTCGCCGCGTTGTAGCGTGATGTGGCCGGAATGCCCCCAGCCTTTGAATCGGTCAACCACATAGGTCAGGCCGGAAGAGCCTTCGGTGAGGTAGGGGGTGTCGATCTGGGCGATATTGCCCAGGCAGACAACCTTAGTCCCCGGGCCTGCGCGGGTGACGAGTGTCTTCATCTGCTTGGGCGTAAGGTTCTGCGCTTCATCAATGATGAGATATTTGTTGAGGAAAGTCCGGCCGCGCATGAAATTGAGCGATTTGACTTTGATGCGTGAGCGGATCAGGTCCCGCGTGGCAGCACGCCCCCATTCGCCGCCTTCGCCATCAGACTGATTCAGTACATCCAGATTATCTTCTAGCGCGCCCATCCAGGGTGCCATCTTTTCTTCTTCCGTACCGGGCAGGAAACCGATGTCCTCACCAACAGGCACCGTGACGCGCGTCATGATGATTTCGGTGTAACGCTTTTCATCCAGCGTCATAGCAAGGCCAGCCGCGAGCGTGAGGAGCGTTTTGCCGGAGCCCGCCTGTCCCAGTAGCGTGACAAAATCAACATCGGGATTCATCAGCAGGTTCATCGCAAAATTTTGCTCGCGATTGCGCGTGGTAATGCCCCAGACCGAGTTTTTGGGATTGCTGTAGTCCTTGATGCTTTCCAGTACTGCAGTTTTGCCCTTAACTTCTTTCACCATTGCCATGAAGGGCTTGTCGCTGTCTGTCTGGTACAGCATCTGATTGACCAGCAGGCCGGGGCAATCATTCCCCTTTACACGATACAAAGCGCGGCCGCCTTCCTGCCAGCTCTCCATATCCTTGCCGTTGCGATCCCAGAAGGCGGTATCGATTTCACGGGTGCCGGTGTAGAGCAGATCGGTATCTTCGAGAACCTGATCATTGAAATAGTCTTCGGCAGCCATGCCAAGCGCACGGGCCTTGATGCGCATATTGATGTCTTTCGACACCAGAATAACCTGCCGCGACGGGTGAATATGCGCCAGATGCATGACCAGGCCGAGAATCTGGTTATCCGCTTTGCCAACTGGAAAGCTGGCCGGCAACTCGTTGCTTGCGCCTTGAGTTTGCAAAAGCAGATCGCCGGTGGCAATGCCCTTGGACGGACCTTCGAGTTCAATACCGTTGCCGATTTCTGCTTCCCGATCTGCCACGATTGAGTCGAGCAGGCGGCTAACCTGGCGCGCGTTGCGTGCAACCTCGCTCATGCCTTTCTTGTGGTTGTCGAGCTCCTCCAGCGTCACCATCGGCAGGAAGACATCATGCTCTTCGAAGCGGAAGAGCGAAGTCGGATCGTGCAGCAGCACGTTGGTATCGAGGACAAACAGCTTGGTGGTCTTAGCTTTACGAGCGGCCATGTGTGTATTCCCGAAATGACATCCACAAATGAAAAACGCCCGCTGAATAACGGGCGTTCGCTTTGCTTTACTGACGCTTTAGTGTCCTCACATAGGTGAGTACTTCCTCAACGTGGCCGGGCACCTTGATCCCGCGCCACTCCTTGATGATTTCCCCTTCAGTGTTGATCACGAATGTACTGCGCTCAATGCCGCGCACTTGTTTGCCGTACATGTTTTTCAGCTTCATGACGCCAAATGCTTCGCACAGGACTTCTTCAGGGTCGGACACCAGATCAAAGGTGTAACCCTGCTTGCTACGGAAATTCTCGTGGGATTTGATGCTGTCGCGGCTGGCACCGAATACCTGCACGCCTTCGTCCAGAAAGCTGTTCAGGTGATCGCGGAAATCGCCGCCTTCAACGGTACAGCCGGGTGTGCTGTCCTTGGGATAGAAGTAGAGCACCCATGTTTTGCCTTTGAGTGCCGCGGTGTCGAATTGCTTATCACCGGTCATATTGAGCTGGATTGCAGGTACGCTCATCTGGCTCTCTCCTCGTTATCCTGATTTTGTTGAAAACCACCGGCAGCCACAAGCGGTGATACCGATGAAATTACTAAGTTGCTGATTCATATGGTTATGGGCTGTGGCACATCTGCACCAGAAGCTTACCCACGATGCATTACCGT
This region includes:
- a CDS encoding energy transducer TonB; the protein is MGHDIIRPSTRQMTAIVAGSCAAHIAGVMLLLAHSAPALPSGKHLKMSFRMLDASEYRSHPNRDADSEPVLTCCQHDHVVKRARDKPDHPQDRGHDATRGEASGVSSEADISAANHMMPATPDHGDDATPRTSSTSEKVADLQPRLIEHAQPVYPSMLREQGIEGRVILLLEVDEAGRVKTVSITQSSGYRLFDQAALQAARHWRFQPARRDGLPIQARTTVPVRFELGDPQAG
- the flgA gene encoding flagellar basal body P-ring formation protein FlgA, encoding MLMNKFRQIALLVALLPIEHAIAQQDVAAMHVVVRSAYDFLSAKLADHGERASFEMGTPASLDKLAPCKRLTASLPPGNRLVGQTWIRVRCEDAARWTVMVPATIRLTVSYWVTTKVLPPNHTIDATDIREESGDAAALPSSVVSKPEDAIGRVTLAGEMAGVPLNADHLRAPWLVKANETVKILNVSAGFEITSEGRSLGNASKGQSVTVRTQSGSTITGIVSGEREVRVGN
- the rmuC gene encoding DNA recombination protein RmuC produces the protein MIESMFGIVTIVVLLAGIVILQRMGSLTAAMRLMADQQAQTMENQYRQMQNELRAGLERQMESMGRGFGEQGDRVRAAIGESGDRLRDSVGSSFDRLRESIAGELANTRNGLEALRHAHLESAQALQISISGALSTMQLAQTTALADNREAVVKQLGEISLAVQEKQDELRNEILQTVERLLREQGENNTAELRQALKRTSDQLTIAMGKLIKVVEARLDQIYGKVNERLDEGFRKTNETFASVMTRLATIDDAQRKIDNLASNVINLNELLDDKRTRGAIGTVQLEQLVSNMLPEGSFKLHTMLGNGVRADCLLRLPEPTGLVAVDAAFPLEAYQEYLAAGRTEAKREAAKRAFREAVRNHIDRIGDHLIVEGETSDGALMFLPSEAMFADIHAGHADLVRHAMEQKVWIVSPTTMMAVLNTARAVIKDVETRHQVNIIKSAIGKLSEDFRRFDQRMRNLADHIKQAHEDAQQVQMSSERISKHFGEIEHVRLVPGKVQIPELQAG
- a CDS encoding RnfH family protein; protein product: MSEKLSIEVAYASINAQCVLTLEVEPGTTVEAAIRLSGILTRFPEIDLGVNRVGIYSHPCKLDTRLRHRDRIEIYRPLTADPKEIRRKRAAEGKIMRSRRKFA
- a CDS encoding type II toxin-antitoxin system RatA family toxin gives rise to the protein MQQIRKSVLVLHPAQAMFDLIDGVEHYPDFLPWCSYGTVHLRNDEWTHASIGIDYLGVKSSFSTENRKIGGEIQMHLKDGPFKSLNGIWRITPLDTDACKVEFELDYEFSSKTLETLVGPVFNKITSTFVDAFVKQADRIMK
- the dnaB gene encoding replicative DNA helicase, whose protein sequence is MTDDRTLESPDVQLDSIRTPPHSMEAEQSVIGGLLIDNGAWDRIADIVNDADFYRDDHRVIFRHISKLVESGRPADAVTVGESLDNAGQLGYVGGLAYLAMLAQNVPSAANIRRYGEIVRERSVMRQLAAIGNEIADLAYNPAGREAAELLDAAEARVFEIAEQSARGKQGFLDMPGLLKQVVERIDELYSRDNNAGITGVPTGFADLDARTSGLQPGDMIVVAGRPSMGKTAFSVNIAENVAIDAGLPVAIFSMEMGGAQLVMRMVGSVGRLDQHKIKTGKLEDDDWQKLTYAVGKLSEANIFIDETPGLTALELRARARRLAKQFGGQLGLIVIDYIQLMQGSGRDQNRATELGEISRSLKSLAKELKVPVIALSQLSRTVEQRPNKRPMMSDLRESGAIEQDADLIMFLYRDEYYNPDSPDKGLAEVIVGKHRNGPTGVVKLTFIGHFSRFENAAVGGWADLE
- a CDS encoding rhodanese-like domain-containing protein, producing the protein MNWLGRLFGQESAPDTPELAEGAVIIDVRSPAEYAGGHIEGSTNIPLDVLQHRIAQACPDKDQALILCCASGMRSGSARNLLVQMGYTHVTNGGGAGGLSMKLGRQIVRE
- a CDS encoding nuclear transport factor 2 family protein — translated: MTRGIHVLARCLAMAGLMLGLSAPVSASTAEDQVRTMLATQQLAWNRGDIDGFMQFYMRNESLRFASGDRVRLGWQATLDGYKRGYADAAKMGQLDYSLIEVKEFSADMVYVFGRWHLARANESESDAPRGLFTLIVERKDGEWVITRDHTSAADK
- a CDS encoding cold-shock protein, with the protein product MATGTVKWFNDAKGFGFIKPDDGGDDLFAHFSQIQSNGFKSLAENQKVTFDVTTGPKGKQASNIKPA
- the smpB gene encoding SsrA-binding protein SmpB translates to MSIIDNKKAFHDYFIEERFEAGLVLEGWEVKSIRAGRVNIKESYVLWQKGAFWLIGCHITPLNSASTHVLPDPTRFRKLLLNQSEINKLIGKVERSGYTLMALNLHYKAGRIKVDIGLARGKKQHDKRDTERARDADREIARAMRTKQKGD
- a CDS encoding PhoH family protein, whose product is MAARKAKTTKLFVLDTNVLLHDPTSLFRFEEHDVFLPMVTLEELDNHKKGMSEVARNARQVSRLLDSIVADREAEIGNGIELEGPSKGIATGDLLLQTQGASNELPASFPVGKADNQILGLVMHLAHIHPSRQVILVSKDINMRIKARALGMAAEDYFNDQVLEDTDLLYTGTREIDTAFWDRNGKDMESWQEGGRALYRVKGNDCPGLLVNQMLYQTDSDKPFMAMVKEVKGKTAVLESIKDYSNPKNSVWGITTRNREQNFAMNLLMNPDVDFVTLLGQAGSGKTLLTLAAGLAMTLDEKRYTEIIMTRVTVPVGEDIGFLPGTEEEKMAPWMGALEDNLDVLNQSDGEGGEWGRAATRDLIRSRIKVKSLNFMRGRTFLNKYLIIDEAQNLTPKQMKTLVTRAGPGTKVVCLGNIAQIDTPYLTEGSSGLTYVVDRFKGWGHSGHITLQRGERSRLADHAAEIL
- a CDS encoding peroxiredoxin, with protein sequence MSVPAIQLNMTGDKQFDTAALKGKTWVLYFYPKDSTPGCTVEGGDFRDHLNSFLDEGVQVFGASRDSIKSHENFRSKQGYTFDLVSDPEEVLCEAFGVMKLKNMYGKQVRGIERSTFVINTEGEIIKEWRGIKVPGHVEEVLTYVRTLKRQ